In a single window of the Gemmatimonadaceae bacterium genome:
- the pepT gene encoding peptidase T, with protein sequence MLRPPSESVVDRFLRYVRIDTQSADDGKSTPSTEKQWTLARLLADELRQLGADDVRVSEFCMVYASIPSNLPNDHAAAVPVIGLLAHVDTSPALTGANVKPVIHANYQGGDIVLPGDPTQVITIAQNPDLASLVGDDIITTDGTTLLGSDDKAGLAAIMTFVDVLARNPEIPHGTIKIGFTADEEIGMGIEKFDVAAFGTQFAYTVDGGEIGEINDETWSARLATVTFAGKSTHPGTAKGVMVNAIHALGYFLTRMPNDMLPETTDERVGFVHPYSGVADVEESSIKVLLRDFDMSGLDAKESLVRRLAAETESKFPRVRVRVDVKEQYKNMKEILENHPELIENAFEAARRAGVKPFMRPIRGGTDGSKLTFRGLPCPNIFTGGHNFHGKLEFNSRRGLEKTTETLVHLAQIFTGVSCHPERSEGSTVSC encoded by the coding sequence ATGCTCAGGCCTCCTTCGGAATCGGTCGTCGATCGCTTCCTGCGCTACGTGCGCATCGACACGCAATCGGCCGACGATGGCAAGAGTACGCCGAGTACGGAGAAACAGTGGACGCTCGCTCGGTTGCTTGCCGACGAGTTGCGCCAGCTCGGCGCGGACGATGTTCGCGTGAGCGAGTTCTGCATGGTCTACGCATCGATCCCGAGCAATCTGCCTAACGATCACGCTGCGGCCGTACCGGTGATCGGTCTCCTCGCGCATGTCGATACGTCGCCGGCGTTGACCGGTGCGAACGTCAAGCCCGTGATTCACGCGAACTATCAGGGTGGCGACATCGTTCTCCCTGGGGATCCGACCCAGGTGATCACGATCGCGCAGAACCCGGACCTCGCGTCCCTCGTCGGTGACGACATCATCACCACCGACGGCACGACGCTCCTCGGCTCCGACGACAAGGCCGGCCTGGCGGCGATCATGACGTTCGTCGACGTGCTCGCGCGCAATCCCGAGATCCCGCATGGCACGATCAAGATCGGCTTCACGGCCGACGAGGAGATCGGGATGGGGATCGAGAAGTTCGACGTCGCCGCCTTCGGGACGCAGTTTGCCTACACGGTCGACGGCGGCGAGATCGGCGAGATCAACGACGAGACGTGGAGCGCGCGCCTCGCGACGGTGACCTTCGCTGGCAAGAGCACGCATCCCGGGACGGCGAAGGGCGTGATGGTCAACGCGATTCACGCCCTAGGGTATTTTCTCACGCGCATGCCTAACGACATGCTGCCCGAGACGACCGACGAGCGCGTCGGCTTCGTGCATCCATATTCGGGCGTCGCCGACGTGGAGGAGTCGAGCATCAAGGTTCTGTTGCGTGACTTCGACATGAGTGGGCTGGACGCGAAGGAATCGCTCGTCCGCCGGCTCGCCGCGGAGACGGAGAGCAAGTTCCCGCGTGTTCGGGTACGCGTCGACGTGAAGGAGCAGTACAAGAACATGAAGGAGATTCTCGAGAATCATCCCGAGCTGATCGAGAACGCCTTCGAGGCGGCGCGACGGGCCGGCGTGAAGCCGTTCATGCGTCCGATTCGCGGCGGAACGGACGGATCGAAGTTGACGTTTCGCGGGTTGCCTTGTCCGAACATCTTCACCGGTGGACACAACTTCCACGGGAAGCTCGAGTTCAACTCGCGTCGGGGCCTGGAGAAAACGACCGAGACGCTCGTGCATCTCGCGCAGATCTTCACGGGCGTCTCTTGTCATCCTGAGCGCAGCGAAGGATCTACTGTCTCTTGCTAG